A window of Exiguobacterium sp. FSL W8-0210 contains these coding sequences:
- a CDS encoding TrkH family potassium uptake protein, which translates to MDFALQHKIQHFIRRLTPIQSLVIIYFVAVIIGIILLGLPWSTKGDYNWDFTDLVFMAVSCVSVTGLTTVSVSETFTTFGYFMIMILVQVSGIGLMSLHIAMWVILGKRIGFRERQLVVRDQNQTTMQGVVKYIREVILIIVSIELIGALILGLYYTKYFPTLGEAMLQGLFGSVSATTNAGFDITGESLLPFRGDLFVVFMQILLLTLGAIGFPVLVEVRRYISYRATRQATRQPYHFSLFTKLTASTFFILVLFGTVALLLFEWNKSFKGLPIDEKLVDALFQSVTTRNGGLTTVDITSFSQASIFVLSLLMFIGASPSSVGGGIRTTTFAVAVLSVIAFIRGEYGIKIFGREIGQSDIWKAFVVIVVSTGVTMVGLIILLLVEDAPFLVLFFEACSAFGTTGLSLGITDQLSDIGKWTLSVLMFIGRIGVISFVLLLKANQPKRNYNYPKESVIIG; encoded by the coding sequence TTGGATTTTGCGTTACAACATAAAATTCAGCATTTCATTCGAAGGCTGACGCCCATCCAGTCGCTCGTCATCATCTACTTCGTTGCGGTCATCATCGGAATCATCCTACTCGGTCTGCCGTGGTCGACCAAGGGAGACTACAACTGGGATTTCACGGACCTCGTCTTCATGGCGGTCAGTTGTGTCAGTGTCACTGGTTTGACGACGGTCTCGGTCTCAGAAACCTTCACGACGTTCGGCTACTTCATGATCATGATTTTAGTGCAAGTCAGCGGAATCGGTTTGATGTCGCTTCATATCGCGATGTGGGTCATTCTCGGAAAACGAATCGGCTTTCGGGAACGCCAACTCGTCGTCCGAGATCAGAACCAGACGACGATGCAAGGGGTCGTCAAATACATTCGGGAAGTCATCTTGATCATCGTCTCGATTGAATTGATCGGGGCATTGATTCTCGGGCTGTACTATACGAAATATTTTCCGACACTAGGTGAAGCGATGCTCCAAGGACTGTTTGGATCGGTCAGTGCGACGACGAATGCTGGTTTTGATATCACGGGTGAATCGTTACTACCGTTTCGCGGTGATTTGTTCGTCGTCTTCATGCAAATCTTGTTACTGACACTTGGTGCGATCGGCTTTCCGGTACTCGTCGAAGTACGGCGCTACATCTCGTACCGGGCGACACGCCAAGCGACACGTCAACCGTATCATTTTTCACTGTTTACAAAATTGACGGCGTCAACGTTCTTCATTCTCGTCCTATTCGGAACGGTAGCATTGCTGCTATTTGAATGGAACAAATCCTTTAAAGGTTTACCGATCGATGAGAAGCTCGTCGACGCCTTGTTCCAATCCGTCACGACCCGAAACGGGGGATTGACGACGGTCGACATCACCTCCTTCTCACAAGCGTCGATTTTCGTCCTGTCGCTCTTGATGTTCATCGGGGCGTCACCGTCTTCCGTTGGTGGGGGGATTCGAACGACGACGTTCGCGGTCGCCGTCTTGAGTGTCATCGCCTTCATCCGAGGCGAATACGGCATCAAAATCTTTGGTCGTGAGATTGGTCAGTCGGACATCTGGAAAGCGTTCGTCGTCATCGTCGTCTCGACTGGTGTGACGATGGTCGGATTGATCATCTTGTTGCTTGTCGAGGATGCCCCGTTCCTCGTGCTGTTTTTTGAAGCCTGTTCGGCGTTCGGAACGACCGGTCTATCGCTCGGCATCACGGATCAACTATCGGATATCGGAAAATGGACGTTGTCCGTGCTGATGTTCATCGGTCGAATCGGTGTCATCTCGTTCGTTCTTCTCTTGAAGGCGAACCAACCGAAACGTAACTATAACTATCCGAAGGAATCCGTCATCATCGGATAA
- a CDS encoding heptaprenylglyceryl phosphate synthase has translation MGRTVLLPFNEWRHVFKLDPAKPIDDASLQAIATSGTDAILVGGTDDITLDATLDLLMRLRRYPVAVALEISELEAATMGFDTYLTPTVLNAGTLKYVVEKQVEALEQVGHMLAHADLVGEGYIVLNPDAKVARVTQAKPLTLDETVAYAQLADSVFRLPVVYLEYSGVYGEPERVAAVRDVLKQARLFYGGGIDSEERAREMLQYADTIVVGNVIYEDLKAALATVAATR, from the coding sequence ATGGGACGAACCGTGTTATTACCTTTTAATGAATGGCGACATGTCTTTAAACTAGATCCAGCAAAACCAATTGATGATGCTAGCCTGCAGGCGATTGCGACGTCCGGAACGGATGCGATCCTTGTCGGTGGAACAGATGACATCACACTCGATGCGACGCTTGATCTCTTGATGCGTTTGCGCCGGTATCCAGTCGCAGTGGCACTCGAGATTTCTGAACTCGAAGCCGCAACGATGGGATTTGATACGTATCTGACACCGACAGTCCTGAATGCGGGAACATTAAAGTACGTCGTTGAAAAACAAGTCGAGGCGTTAGAACAAGTCGGTCATATGCTGGCACACGCTGATCTTGTCGGGGAAGGGTATATCGTCCTGAATCCTGATGCGAAGGTCGCGCGTGTGACACAAGCAAAACCGTTAACATTAGATGAGACGGTCGCTTATGCGCAGTTAGCGGATAGCGTCTTCCGTCTACCGGTCGTGTATCTCGAATACAGTGGCGTTTACGGAGAACCGGAACGAGTAGCAGCCGTTCGCGATGTCTTGAAACAGGCACGCCTGTTTTACGGTGGAGGAATCGACTCCGAGGAGCGAGCGCGTGAGATGCTGCAGTATGCGGATACGATCGTCGTCGGGAACGTCATTTATGAGGATTTAAAAGCAGCGCTTGCGACTGTCGCAGCGACACGATAA
- the pcrA gene encoding DNA helicase PcrA: MFNLSEQLVSGLNPEQARAVKHTEGPLLIMAGAGSGKTRVLTHRVAYLMAAKQVAPWNILAITFTNKAAREMRDRIGRLVGGVANDIWVSTFHSMCVRMLRRDIDQLGYDRNFTILDSSDQQSAIKLVLKEQNLDPKKWDPRSMLTIISSQKNELRSAEFYASIVTSPYEKTVAEIYKGYEAVLRRNNALDFDDLIGKTTELFKKSPDVLAYYQKKFRYIHVDEYQDTNKAQYDLVNLLASGHQNLCVVGDSDQSIYRWRGADIANILSFEEDYPNAAVILLEQNYRSSKRILEAANHVIQNNSTRKDKKLWTDNDEGEKLVVHTAENEREEAFYIVQEIRNSLRYGMKLSDIAILYRTNAQSRAIEETLLKSNVPYKMIGGTKFYDRKEIKDVLAYLRLISNPDEDLSFARIVNEPKRGIGATTIDKLRDFADLQGVSLMEAIRDIELSSIAPKTAAKLTDFRTMILGLSQMQEFISLSELVEEVLEKSGYRQVLKEDKTLEAQSRLENINEFITVAQNFEKETAKADPEDRTIIAFLTDLTLVADVDSLDETDPEEQVTLMTLHSAKGLEFPVVFLIGMEEGLFPHSRSLQDEDEMEEERRLAYVGITRAEKRLYLSHARMRSLYGRTNANQESRFLAELPEVVIERTGKKAKPLPWEDRPVPQGKAVIGRSISKPTAMKTSGAETLGWSVGDKAEHGKWGLGTVVQTRGEGDNLEIDIAFPAVGIKRLLAKFAPIKKV; this comes from the coding sequence ATGTTTAATTTGAGTGAACAGCTCGTCAGTGGACTAAACCCTGAGCAAGCAAGAGCAGTCAAGCATACGGAAGGTCCACTGCTGATCATGGCAGGAGCCGGTTCCGGGAAGACACGCGTCCTGACACATCGGGTCGCTTATTTGATGGCGGCTAAACAAGTCGCACCGTGGAACATCCTCGCGATTACGTTCACGAACAAGGCGGCGCGAGAAATGCGAGACCGGATCGGTCGTTTGGTCGGTGGTGTCGCGAACGATATTTGGGTCTCGACCTTCCACTCGATGTGCGTCCGGATGTTACGTCGCGACATCGATCAGCTTGGATACGATCGTAACTTCACGATTCTTGATTCAAGTGATCAGCAATCGGCGATCAAGCTCGTCTTAAAGGAACAAAACTTGGACCCGAAAAAATGGGATCCACGTTCGATGCTGACGATCATCTCGTCACAGAAAAATGAATTACGCAGTGCTGAATTCTACGCCTCGATCGTGACGAGCCCGTATGAAAAGACAGTTGCTGAAATCTATAAAGGATATGAAGCGGTCTTACGCCGGAACAACGCGCTCGACTTTGATGATTTGATCGGAAAAACGACGGAATTGTTCAAGAAGAGTCCGGATGTCCTTGCTTACTATCAGAAGAAATTCCGCTACATTCATGTCGATGAGTATCAAGATACGAACAAAGCCCAGTATGATCTCGTCAACCTGTTAGCATCGGGACATCAGAATCTCTGTGTCGTCGGGGACTCGGATCAGTCGATCTATCGCTGGCGTGGTGCTGACATCGCGAACATCCTCTCGTTCGAAGAGGACTATCCGAATGCAGCTGTCATCTTACTCGAGCAAAACTACCGTTCTTCGAAACGAATCTTGGAAGCAGCCAACCATGTCATCCAAAACAACTCGACACGCAAAGATAAGAAACTTTGGACGGATAATGATGAAGGCGAGAAGCTCGTCGTTCATACGGCGGAGAATGAGCGGGAAGAAGCCTTTTATATCGTCCAGGAGATTCGGAACTCACTTCGTTACGGGATGAAACTGAGCGATATCGCGATTCTGTACCGGACGAATGCACAATCGCGTGCCATTGAGGAAACGCTTCTTAAGTCGAACGTTCCGTACAAAATGATCGGTGGCACGAAGTTCTACGATCGTAAAGAGATCAAGGACGTGCTTGCTTATCTCCGTTTGATTTCAAATCCGGATGAAGACCTGTCCTTCGCGCGGATCGTCAACGAACCAAAACGCGGGATTGGTGCGACGACGATTGATAAGCTGCGTGATTTCGCCGACTTACAGGGCGTGTCATTGATGGAAGCGATTCGCGATATCGAATTGTCGAGTATCGCACCGAAGACGGCAGCGAAGCTGACGGATTTCCGGACGATGATTCTCGGACTCAGCCAAATGCAAGAATTCATCAGCCTTTCGGAACTAGTCGAAGAAGTGCTCGAAAAATCAGGCTATCGTCAAGTGCTGAAGGAAGATAAAACACTTGAGGCGCAGAGCCGTCTCGAGAACATCAACGAGTTCATCACTGTTGCGCAAAACTTCGAGAAGGAGACGGCAAAAGCCGATCCGGAAGACCGGACGATCATCGCCTTCTTGACCGATTTGACACTCGTCGCCGATGTTGATTCACTCGACGAGACGGATCCGGAAGAACAAGTCACGTTGATGACGCTTCACTCGGCAAAAGGACTCGAGTTCCCTGTCGTCTTCTTGATTGGGATGGAGGAAGGATTGTTCCCACATAGCCGCTCGCTTCAAGATGAAGACGAGATGGAAGAAGAACGTCGCCTCGCGTATGTCGGGATCACACGTGCTGAGAAACGCCTTTACTTGTCACATGCGCGGATGCGCTCCCTTTATGGACGGACGAACGCGAACCAAGAATCACGGTTCCTAGCAGAGCTGCCGGAAGTCGTCATCGAGCGGACAGGTAAAAAAGCGAAGCCACTCCCATGGGAAGACCGTCCTGTCCCGCAAGGCAAGGCCGTCATCGGTCGCTCGATCAGTAAACCGACAGCAATGAAGACGTCAGGTGCGGAAACGCTCGGTTGGTCGGTCGGAGATAAGGCAGAGCACGGGAAATGGGGACTCGGTACAGTCGTCCAGACTCGTGGTGAAGGGGATAATCTTGAAATCGATATCGCATTCCCAGCAGTCGGAATCAAACGATTGCTCGCGAAATTCGCACCGATTAAAAAGGTATGA
- the ligA gene encoding NAD-dependent DNA ligase LigA — protein sequence MDASQRIDEIRQTLNRYSYEYYVLDQPTVPDATYDQLLRELTELETEHPELITPDSPTQRVGAAPLEAFEKVTHDLPMLSLGNVFDETEIREWVARIERSLGRSTTYVAELKFDGLAISLKYEDGRFVRGATRGDGTVGENITQNLRTIKALPLRLQAEETVEVRGEAYMPKQSFERLNEDRASREETLFANPRNAAAGSLRQLDSSITASRNLSLFVYGVGVNTLTARSHSEAMAQLASLGLPTNQHMQTCETVEEILAYIAYWTEARASLPYEIDGIVLKVDRYDDQEELGFTAKSPRFATAYKFAAEEVMTTVEDVDFSVGRTGKVTPRARFAPVVVAGSTVTYATLHNADFIAEKDIRLQDSVIIKKAGDVIPAVVQVVTAERTGEETPIVFPTHCPACQSELVRLEGEVDIRCVSPECPAQLMEGIIHFVSRQAMNIDGLGEKVVRQLYDHEAIRTIADLYRLDREELLTFDRMGETSVDKLLAAIEASKQNSVERLLFGLGIRLVGQKAAYLLAERFDSLAGIAAASYDEIVAIDGIGGKIADSIVKYFEHPEAQALIRDLEQLGVNQRFLGERVDQTNAPLGGKTIVLTGTLESLKRSEAGKRLEALGADVTGSVSKKTDVLVAGEKAGSKLTKAESLGIEIWDEARLLEELAKHEA from the coding sequence ATGGACGCAAGCCAGCGTATAGATGAGATTCGTCAAACATTGAACCGATACAGCTACGAATACTACGTACTGGATCAACCAACGGTACCGGATGCGACGTACGATCAATTGCTTCGTGAACTGACGGAGTTAGAAACAGAGCATCCAGAACTGATCACACCGGATTCGCCGACGCAACGCGTCGGCGCGGCACCGCTCGAAGCGTTCGAGAAGGTGACGCATGATTTACCGATGCTGTCGCTCGGAAACGTCTTTGATGAGACGGAAATTCGCGAATGGGTCGCTCGGATTGAGCGGTCGCTCGGACGTTCGACGACGTATGTCGCCGAACTGAAATTCGATGGACTTGCCATCTCGCTGAAATACGAAGACGGGCGATTCGTCCGTGGGGCGACGCGTGGCGATGGAACAGTCGGCGAAAACATCACGCAGAATCTACGGACGATCAAAGCGTTACCGCTTCGTTTGCAGGCGGAAGAGACGGTCGAAGTCCGCGGTGAGGCTTACATGCCGAAACAATCGTTCGAACGCTTGAATGAAGACCGGGCTAGCCGAGAAGAGACATTGTTCGCGAATCCGCGTAACGCTGCAGCAGGTAGTCTGCGTCAGCTGGATTCGTCAATCACAGCGTCGCGTAATCTGTCGTTATTCGTGTATGGCGTCGGTGTCAATACGTTGACGGCCCGTTCACATAGCGAAGCGATGGCACAACTTGCCTCACTTGGGTTACCGACCAATCAACATATGCAGACGTGTGAGACGGTGGAAGAGATTCTTGCCTACATCGCATATTGGACGGAAGCACGCGCGAGCCTGCCATATGAGATCGACGGAATCGTCTTGAAAGTCGATCGATACGATGATCAGGAAGAGCTCGGCTTCACAGCAAAAAGTCCCCGCTTTGCGACAGCCTATAAGTTCGCGGCGGAAGAAGTCATGACGACAGTCGAAGACGTTGATTTCAGTGTCGGTCGGACTGGGAAAGTCACGCCTCGTGCCCGTTTTGCACCGGTCGTCGTCGCAGGATCGACGGTGACGTATGCGACACTACACAACGCTGACTTCATCGCTGAAAAAGATATCCGCCTTCAGGACTCGGTCATCATTAAAAAAGCAGGCGATGTCATCCCGGCAGTCGTACAAGTCGTCACGGCAGAACGGACGGGAGAAGAGACACCGATCGTCTTCCCGACGCATTGTCCGGCCTGTCAGTCGGAACTTGTCCGTCTCGAAGGTGAAGTGGACATCCGCTGTGTCAGTCCGGAATGCCCAGCGCAATTGATGGAAGGCATCATTCACTTCGTTTCGCGTCAAGCGATGAACATTGACGGTCTCGGTGAAAAAGTCGTTCGTCAATTGTATGACCATGAAGCGATCCGGACGATTGCCGATTTATATCGACTCGATCGTGAGGAATTATTGACGTTTGACCGCATGGGTGAGACGTCCGTCGATAAATTACTTGCGGCGATCGAAGCCTCGAAACAGAACTCGGTCGAGCGTCTCTTATTTGGTCTCGGAATCCGACTCGTCGGTCAAAAAGCGGCGTATCTCTTAGCGGAACGTTTTGATTCGTTAGCAGGGATTGCGGCTGCAAGCTACGATGAGATTGTCGCAATCGATGGCATTGGGGGGAAAATCGCAGATTCAATCGTGAAGTACTTCGAGCATCCGGAAGCACAGGCATTGATTCGTGATTTGGAACAACTCGGCGTCAATCAACGTTTCCTTGGTGAACGGGTCGATCAGACGAATGCACCGCTCGGCGGCAAAACGATCGTCTTGACGGGGACGCTCGAGAGCTTAAAACGGTCAGAGGCCGGTAAACGACTCGAAGCACTCGGAGCCGATGTGACAGGAAGTGTCAGTAAAAAGACGGACGTACTCGTCGCAGGGGAAAAGGCAGGCTCTAAACTGACGAAAGCGGAATCGCTTGGTATCGAAATTTGGGATGAAGCGCGTCTGTTAGAAGAATTAGCTAAACACGAAGCGTGA
- a CDS encoding class D sortase, whose protein sequence is MTRRKFIGLLFLLAGIALIAWPFISDYQREQEAANLKEQWTKSLKTVDAKETKQPLAKSGVGLLSIPSIDFEQVILEGSTTAVLDRSIGHIPETGSPGKGNYALAGHRSFTEGLHFNRLPDVKKGDTVVVTTKTHRYTYRITSSRLVTPTTLSVLDQSVASPTITLITCDPPETATNRLIKQGTLIRSETIAS, encoded by the coding sequence ATGACACGTCGTAAATTCATCGGTCTGCTTTTTTTACTGGCAGGCATCGCCCTTATTGCTTGGCCCTTCATCAGTGACTATCAGCGTGAACAGGAGGCAGCAAATTTAAAGGAACAATGGACCAAAAGTTTGAAGACCGTCGATGCGAAAGAGACAAAACAACCTCTTGCTAAATCTGGTGTCGGATTGCTCTCGATTCCGAGCATTGATTTTGAACAAGTCATCTTAGAGGGTTCGACGACAGCGGTGTTGGACCGTAGTATCGGTCATATTCCAGAAACCGGATCACCCGGAAAAGGCAATTATGCGCTCGCCGGACACCGAAGTTTCACGGAAGGGCTTCACTTCAATCGTCTACCTGACGTCAAAAAAGGCGATACCGTCGTCGTCACGACAAAAACACATCGGTATACGTACCGCATCACGTCCAGTCGTCTTGTCACACCGACGACATTGTCCGTTCTCGACCAATCCGTCGCTTCCCCAACAATCACATTGATCACCTGTGATCCACCAGAAACGGCAACGAATCGTCTCATCAAACAAGGTACTTTGATTCGGAGCGAGACGATTGCTTCGTGA
- a CDS encoding CamS family sex pheromone protein, which yields MNYKTAVALTLSSTLFLGACSFDLSPSSDTKEVITESEQGKEVQAVVSPAIDTTDSYYRTVLPFRPSVARGMTQKRVSSRLELDEIETGLMRHSTQFFDPEKYYYQEGQLLEADQIAKWLLRKGKAGDGVSDPEGLNPAYTSGKSYKEKNQKSPMILSHILEQDYMLEEDKKLELGGTSIALVLNSEYVFQDENYGPTYTVKLDEKKVVAEGKRMANDLVKKMRKTQGMKTTPIHVALYLQEKEGSPVSGHYLSSAFIGRGNQISANDWKNYNERYYYYPSARATNDVRDDAAKFDLFKDRLEDYFPNYTGMMGEGFYQEDELKKLEMKIPVQFYGKAELVAFVQYVTYLLENRWEYNRNIPTTITVTNLNGDTEAMLFLDPDTKKPIVKIR from the coding sequence ATGAACTATAAAACAGCAGTAGCGTTGACGTTATCGAGCACGTTATTTTTAGGTGCTTGTTCGTTCGACCTTTCGCCAAGTAGCGATACAAAAGAAGTCATTACTGAAAGTGAACAAGGTAAGGAAGTCCAAGCCGTTGTCAGTCCAGCCATTGATACGACGGATTCGTACTATCGGACGGTCTTGCCGTTTCGTCCAAGTGTCGCACGTGGAATGACACAAAAACGTGTCAGTTCACGTCTTGAGCTCGATGAAATCGAAACGGGTTTAATGCGTCATTCGACACAGTTTTTTGATCCGGAAAAATACTATTACCAAGAAGGTCAGTTACTCGAAGCCGACCAAATCGCGAAATGGTTGTTGCGAAAAGGAAAAGCAGGCGATGGCGTCAGCGATCCTGAAGGTCTGAACCCAGCCTACACGTCTGGTAAGTCGTATAAAGAAAAAAACCAAAAGTCACCTATGATTCTATCGCATATCTTAGAGCAAGACTACATGCTTGAAGAAGATAAGAAACTCGAACTTGGTGGCACGTCGATTGCGCTTGTCTTAAATAGTGAGTATGTGTTCCAAGATGAAAACTATGGACCGACCTATACCGTTAAACTTGATGAAAAGAAAGTCGTTGCTGAAGGGAAGCGGATGGCAAACGATTTAGTCAAGAAGATGCGTAAGACACAAGGGATGAAGACGACACCGATTCACGTCGCCCTCTACCTCCAGGAAAAAGAAGGGTCACCGGTTTCCGGTCACTATCTCTCGTCTGCATTCATCGGTCGCGGGAATCAAATCAGTGCGAACGACTGGAAAAACTACAATGAGCGCTATTACTACTACCCGTCAGCACGCGCAACGAATGACGTGCGGGATGATGCAGCGAAGTTCGATTTATTCAAAGACCGCCTAGAAGACTACTTCCCGAACTACACCGGTATGATGGGGGAAGGCTTCTATCAAGAAGATGAACTTAAAAAGCTTGAGATGAAGATTCCCGTTCAATTTTACGGAAAAGCAGAACTCGTCGCATTCGTTCAGTACGTGACGTACCTGCTTGAGAATCGTTGGGAGTATAATCGAAACATTCCAACGACGATCACTGTGACGAACTTGAACGGGGATACGGAAGCGATGCTATTCCTCGATCCGGATACAAAGAAACCGATCGTCAAGATTCGTTGA
- a CDS encoding MurR/RpiR family transcriptional regulator gives MKGGIYSQIGAVREELPSSSRKVADYVLTHMNQIARMTIHQLAEESDTSAAAVVRFCRALGLKGYPELRMRISADTARTDLKGYHDIEKDERPVDLIEKTLSNSIQALQDTAKQLNDERIADAIDVIDQARAIYFYGIGASHVVAEDAAQKWTRVGKLAIQETDQHLLATILANARKEDVFFAISYSGETEEVVELIRLAKIQGLKVISLTRFGDNRISQLADIALWTSRAPEAPLRSAALSSRLAQLFAIDVLFLSYAAGHYEDTLERLQFTRESVKTLHQKK, from the coding sequence ATGAAAGGCGGTATCTATTCACAAATCGGTGCAGTTCGAGAGGAACTACCATCGTCCTCACGAAAAGTCGCAGACTATGTCTTGACGCATATGAACCAAATTGCGCGCATGACGATCCACCAACTTGCAGAAGAATCAGATACAAGTGCCGCTGCAGTCGTCCGCTTCTGTCGCGCGCTTGGATTAAAAGGATACCCGGAGTTGCGGATGCGCATTTCTGCCGATACAGCACGGACGGATTTAAAAGGGTATCACGATATCGAAAAGGATGAACGTCCCGTCGACTTGATTGAAAAAACGCTTAGTAACAGTATTCAAGCATTGCAGGATACTGCGAAGCAGTTGAATGATGAACGGATTGCGGATGCGATTGATGTGATTGATCAGGCGCGTGCGATTTATTTTTACGGGATTGGGGCATCGCATGTCGTAGCCGAAGACGCTGCTCAAAAATGGACGCGTGTCGGGAAACTAGCGATTCAAGAAACGGACCAGCATCTACTTGCGACGATCTTAGCGAATGCACGTAAAGAAGATGTCTTCTTTGCGATTTCTTACAGCGGAGAAACAGAAGAGGTCGTCGAATTGATCCGTTTGGCGAAAATCCAAGGGCTGAAGGTCATCAGTCTGACACGTTTCGGGGACAACCGGATCAGCCAACTAGCGGATATCGCACTTTGGACATCACGCGCTCCGGAAGCACCGCTTCGTAGTGCGGCGCTCAGTTCGCGTCTCGCCCAACTATTTGCGATCGATGTCTTGTTCTTATCGTATGCTGCGGGACACTATGAAGATACACTCGAACGTCTCCAATTTACGCGGGAGAGCGTTAAGACACTGCATCAAAAGAAATAA
- a CDS encoding M20 metallopeptidase family protein — protein sequence MSERTAGLDALYPEMVERRRYLHQHPELSFHEVETPRYIARHLKALGIEVRTEVGGRGVVGYIRGGKPGKTVALRADFDALPIADAKEVAYRSTVPGVMHACGHDGHTATLLAVAETLMQQRESLPGNVVLIHQHAEEVVPGGARDMIADGCLEGVDVIFGTHLWSTIDLGHVGVRTGPIMAAADKFELTLYGKGGHGAKPHETIDAVLLGATIVKELQSIVSRQLNPLEPAVVTVGTLHAGNTFNVIADQAMLTGTVRTFDEATADEIIERMERTIKGICEAVGATYHFTYEKGYPAVVNHAAPTALIESVAREVLGDERVFEIEPTMGGEDFAYYLQHVPGAFFFTGAGDASYPPHHHPQFDFKEPAMLDAARILVEATWRYLEQATKS from the coding sequence ATGTCAGAACGAACTGCCGGACTAGACGCGTTGTATCCAGAAATGGTCGAGCGCCGTCGCTATTTACATCAGCACCCAGAGTTGTCGTTTCACGAAGTCGAGACCCCGCGTTATATCGCGCGACATTTAAAAGCGCTCGGAATCGAAGTCAGGACGGAGGTCGGCGGACGTGGTGTCGTCGGGTATATTCGTGGAGGAAAACCGGGAAAGACCGTCGCGTTACGCGCCGACTTTGATGCCTTACCGATTGCTGACGCTAAAGAGGTCGCGTATCGGTCGACGGTTCCGGGTGTGATGCATGCATGCGGTCACGATGGTCATACGGCGACGTTACTTGCTGTCGCAGAGACGCTCATGCAACAGCGAGAATCATTACCGGGGAACGTCGTTTTGATTCATCAACATGCGGAAGAAGTCGTTCCGGGCGGTGCACGCGATATGATTGCGGACGGTTGTCTCGAAGGGGTCGATGTCATCTTTGGAACGCATCTTTGGTCAACGATCGATTTAGGACACGTCGGTGTTCGGACTGGTCCGATCATGGCGGCGGCTGATAAGTTCGAACTGACCTTATATGGAAAAGGCGGACACGGTGCGAAACCACATGAGACGATTGATGCTGTCTTACTCGGGGCAACGATCGTTAAGGAATTACAATCGATCGTCAGTCGTCAACTCAATCCACTGGAGCCGGCAGTCGTGACCGTTGGAACATTACATGCTGGGAATACGTTTAATGTCATTGCAGATCAAGCGATGTTGACAGGAACGGTCCGGACGTTTGATGAAGCGACAGCGGACGAGATCATCGAGCGGATGGAGCGGACGATCAAAGGAATCTGTGAGGCAGTCGGAGCAACGTATCACTTTACATACGAAAAAGGCTATCCAGCTGTCGTCAATCATGCTGCACCCACCGCATTGATTGAATCTGTCGCACGAGAAGTTTTAGGAGACGAGCGTGTATTTGAGATTGAACCGACGATGGGTGGCGAGGACTTCGCTTATTACTTGCAACACGTACCTGGTGCGTTCTTCTTTACAGGAGCGGGAGATGCTTCGTATCCACCGCATCACCATCCACAGTTTGATTTTAAGGAGCCGGCGATGCTCGATGCAGCGCGTATTCTCGTCGAAGCGACATGGCGTTACTTAGAACAAGCTACTAAATCATGA
- a CDS encoding YwbE family protein, whose amino-acid sequence MDGKTRKNITPGLKVSIVLKQDQRTGKRTEGIVKDLLTKSPQHPHGIKVRLEDGQVGRVQEILG is encoded by the coding sequence ATGGATGGTAAAACACGTAAAAATATCACGCCCGGTCTTAAAGTCAGCATCGTGTTGAAGCAAGATCAACGAACAGGTAAACGAACAGAAGGAATCGTCAAAGACCTTCTCACGAAATCTCCGCAACATCCGCACGGGATTAAAGTGCGCTTAGAAGACGGTCAAGTCGGTCGTGTTCAAGAAATTTTAGGATAA